A single window of Methylobacterium nodulans ORS 2060 DNA harbors:
- a CDS encoding LuxR C-terminal-related transcriptional regulator encodes MRIRIRPAQHPSVATILIGPNGLYQDSLTSILEENGYLVVDAIGSLAEFDPTLEPELILLSEFGWGEITREVIPHLRRMAPKARIAILAEPSDGTALRELLEMGVQACLDVLMQPEALVKSLNVIMQGNIVMPMGVVPHLGRSGTKAPATYLLPTPPAAARGLGANETLTEREVEILAYLAAGLSNKLIARRLSIAEATVKIHVKSILRKTGLQNRTQAAIWTHRHGIAPADLDIASD; translated from the coding sequence ATGCGGATCCGCATCAGACCCGCGCAGCATCCTTCCGTCGCAACCATTCTCATCGGCCCCAACGGCCTCTATCAGGACAGCCTGACCAGCATTCTTGAAGAGAACGGCTATCTGGTCGTCGACGCGATCGGCAGCCTGGCCGAGTTCGATCCGACCCTGGAGCCGGAACTGATCCTCCTGAGCGAATTCGGATGGGGGGAGATCACGCGCGAGGTGATCCCGCACTTACGCCGGATGGCACCGAAGGCGCGCATCGCCATCCTGGCGGAGCCGTCCGACGGGACCGCGCTTCGAGAGCTGCTCGAGATGGGCGTCCAGGCCTGCCTTGATGTCCTCATGCAGCCGGAAGCGCTGGTGAAGTCTCTCAACGTCATCATGCAGGGCAACATCGTGATGCCGATGGGGGTGGTCCCCCATCTCGGAAGGTCCGGCACGAAGGCGCCGGCCACCTATCTCCTGCCGACGCCGCCTGCCGCCGCCCGTGGGCTCGGTGCCAACGAGACGCTCACGGAGCGCGAGGTGGAGATCCTGGCCTATCTCGCCGCGGGATTGTCGAACAAGCTGATCGCCCGCCGCCTCTCCATCGCGGAAGCGACGGTCAAGATCCACGTCAAGAGCATCCTCCGCAAGACCGGCCTCCAGAACCGCACCCAGGCGGCGATCTGGACCCACCGCCACGGCATCGCGCCCGCCGATCTGGACATCGCCTCGGACTGA
- a CDS encoding IS630-like element ISMno11 family transposase (programmed frameshift) has protein sequence MPSALSVDLRQRVVSAVAEGASCHQAAARFGVSVASVSRWSRQQEGQGDVTPKPMGGDQRSQRIEAHAELILQTYQAHPQSFLHELCETLQEQGVPVSRSSLSRFFARHRITRKKRATYAAEQEREDVKAAREAWFAGQLELDPERLVFLDETAATTSMVRRYGWAPRGERCRLAAPAGHWKTTTVIAGLRTSGPDAIALLDGPVTGERFRAYVTDTLVPTLRPGDTVILDNLGAHKVAGVREAIAATGARLLYLPPYSPEFNPIEQAFAKLKALLRRAAARSVSELWAAIHQAFKCFSPAECRNYFTAAGYEDDAYAST, from the exons ATGCCCTCAGCTTTGTCTGTCGACCTGCGCCAGCGCGTCGTCTCGGCCGTTGCAGAAGGCGCCTCCTGCCATCAGGCCGCCGCGCGCTTCGGGGTCAGCGTGGCCAGCGTCAGCCGCTGGTCCAGGCAGCAGGAGGGCCAGGGAGATGTCACGCCCAAGCCCATGGGCGGCGACCAGCGCTCGCAGCGCATCGAGGCTCATGCCGAGCTCATCCTGCAGACCTACCAAGCCCACCCGCAGAGCTTCCTGCATGAGCTCTGCGAGACGCTCCAGGAGCAAGGCGTTCCGGTCAGCCGCAGTAGCCTGTCGCGCTTCTTCGCCCGGCACCGCATCACGCGGA AAAAAAGGGCGACGTACGCAGCTGAGCAGGAGCGGGAGGATGTAAAGGCGGCTCGTGAGGCGTGGTTTGCCGGCCAGCTTGAGCTGGATCCGGAGCGACTGGTGTTCCTGGATGAGACCGCCGCCACCACCAGCATGGTCCGCCGCTACGGCTGGGCCCCGCGCGGCGAGCGTTGCCGCCTCGCGGCACCCGCAGGGCACTGGAAAACCACCACTGTGATTGCCGGGCTGCGCACGAGCGGGCCTGACGCGATCGCTCTGCTGGACGGCCCTGTGACGGGCGAACGCTTCCGCGCCTACGTGACCGACACCCTGGTCCCCACCCTGAGACCCGGCGACACCGTGATCCTGGACAATCTGGGCGCTCACAAGGTGGCCGGCGTGCGCGAGGCGATCGCGGCAACCGGGGCCCGGCTGCTTTATCTTCCTCCGTACTCACCTGAGTTCAACCCGATTGAGCAGGCCTTCGCCAAGCTGAAAGCGCTGTTGCGCAGGGCGGCGGCCCGCAGTGTCAGTGAACTCTGGGCGGCGATCCACCAAGCCTTCAAATGCTTCTCGCCGGCTGAGTGCCGCAACTACTTCACAGCTGCTGGATACGAGGATGATGCTTACGCTTCAACCTGA
- a CDS encoding DUF2939 domain-containing protein: MARPAKSAWALGLCGAAKGSGSMCPARVTIRIAALLGLAWCVFAVSPMLAVYQLARAVQDRDTAALLERVNLRAVRMSLLRQVAALVRPGGAEGRPVLSLSGMALAQAAEPVVAELVTPAILIDLLDDGWVDRLGKAPAPQGVLRVVGWGRAWPLFMAVDLHGFRRFTLRFPLRGSAEPRFVLHFQLRDWRWQLHGVDLSPELLAQVAQEVAARSRLTVTVPDSRIR, encoded by the coding sequence GTGGCACGCCCCGCCAAGTCTGCTTGGGCGCTCGGCCTCTGCGGCGCAGCCAAGGGCAGCGGATCGATGTGCCCCGCACGTGTGACCATCCGGATCGCGGCCCTTCTGGGTCTGGCGTGGTGTGTCTTCGCCGTCTCTCCGATGCTGGCGGTCTATCAGCTTGCCCGCGCCGTGCAGGACAGGGACACGGCGGCCCTGCTGGAACGGGTGAACTTGCGGGCCGTGCGGATGTCGCTCCTGCGCCAGGTGGCGGCGCTCGTGCGGCCCGGGGGAGCCGAGGGCAGGCCGGTCCTGTCCCTCTCCGGCATGGCGCTCGCCCAGGCGGCCGAGCCGGTCGTGGCCGAGCTGGTGACGCCGGCCATCCTGATCGACCTGCTCGACGACGGCTGGGTCGATCGGCTGGGCAAGGCTCCCGCCCCGCAGGGCGTCCTGCGGGTGGTGGGCTGGGGCAGGGCGTGGCCCCTGTTCATGGCGGTGGACCTGCACGGCTTCCGTCGCTTTACGCTCCGGTTCCCGTTGCGCGGCAGCGCGGAGCCGCGCTTCGTGCTCCATTTCCAGCTGCGGGACTGGCGCTGGCAGCTGCACGGGGTCGACCTGTCGCCGGAGCTGCTCGCGCAGGTGGCGCAGGAGGTCGCGGCCCGCAGCCGCCTGACGGTGACGGTCCCGGACAGCCGGATTCGTTAG
- a CDS encoding efflux RND transporter periplasmic adaptor subunit, which translates to MSTRLAAALTAVALAAAIPAGAAHAHEGHDHGAAPPPVSKSIAPRGEALSDAFELVAVPRDGSLTLYLDRFRTNEPVSGATIAVEAPGGSRVATAAGEGTYTLPAPWLAKPGRHDLIATVTDGDAADVLMLSVSVPDPVPAREPAAGRPAFVAGASSLAAEFGARLTRRDPVLVGSAATAFLLGVMVSALAGRRRAAAVILATLVVTAVLGTAAFAHGDEDHGADRRGAALVEPPRAAGLMDLAQRLPDGAVFVPKPTQRLLVLRTIVTEEGRFRRRVELPGRIVPDPNASGVVQSSVGGRLSPPPAGAFPRLGTRVRKGDVLAFVTPPIQAVDLSDMRQTQGNLDQQIAILQRRVERYTRLATTGAVAQTQLDDALAELKGLQDRRSALDTVRREPEALMAPVDGVVAQAAAVAGQMANPGQMIFQIVDPGRLWVEALSFDALAAAQEASARLADGRILSLAYQGSGLADRNQAIPVQFAVRGDTGGLRIGQFVTVLAGIDAERQGLALPRAAIVRTANGQDVVYEHTAAERFEARPVRVEPLDGAHVLVAAGIGAGRRVVTEGAELLDQVR; encoded by the coding sequence ATGTCGACCCGATTGGCCGCCGCCCTTACAGCGGTGGCGCTGGCCGCCGCCATACCGGCAGGGGCCGCCCATGCCCACGAGGGGCACGACCACGGCGCCGCTCCGCCGCCGGTCTCGAAGAGCATCGCCCCGCGCGGCGAGGCGCTCTCGGACGCTTTCGAGCTTGTCGCCGTCCCGCGCGACGGCAGCCTGACCCTCTATCTCGACCGCTTCCGGACGAACGAGCCCGTCTCCGGCGCCACGATTGCGGTGGAGGCCCCCGGGGGGAGCCGGGTGGCGACGGCCGCCGGGGAGGGCACCTATACGCTCCCGGCGCCCTGGCTCGCCAAGCCCGGCCGCCACGACCTGATCGCGACCGTGACGGACGGGGATGCGGCGGACGTCCTGATGCTGTCGGTATCCGTGCCGGACCCAGTGCCCGCGCGCGAACCCGCCGCCGGCAGGCCGGCATTCGTCGCGGGCGCGTCGTCCCTGGCGGCGGAGTTCGGCGCCCGGCTGACCCGCAGGGACCCGGTCCTCGTCGGCAGCGCGGCGACGGCCTTCCTCCTCGGCGTGATGGTCTCGGCGCTTGCGGGACGGCGCCGGGCGGCCGCCGTCATCCTCGCTACCCTGGTCGTGACGGCGGTCCTCGGCACAGCCGCCTTCGCGCATGGCGACGAGGATCACGGCGCGGATCGGCGAGGCGCGGCGCTGGTCGAACCGCCGCGGGCCGCCGGCCTCATGGATCTCGCCCAACGCCTGCCGGACGGCGCCGTGTTCGTGCCGAAGCCCACCCAGCGGCTCCTCGTCCTGCGCACGATTGTGACGGAGGAGGGCCGTTTCCGCCGCAGGGTCGAGTTGCCCGGCCGCATCGTCCCGGACCCGAATGCCAGCGGCGTCGTGCAATCCTCGGTCGGCGGCCGCCTCTCCCCGCCGCCCGCGGGCGCCTTCCCGCGCCTCGGGACGCGCGTGCGCAAGGGCGACGTCCTCGCCTTCGTCACGCCGCCCATCCAGGCTGTCGACCTCTCCGATATGCGCCAGACGCAGGGCAATCTCGACCAGCAGATCGCCATCCTGCAGCGGCGGGTCGAGCGCTACACGCGGCTCGCCACCACCGGGGCCGTCGCCCAGACGCAGCTCGATGATGCGCTCGCCGAGCTCAAGGGCCTGCAGGACCGCCGCTCGGCCCTCGACACGGTCCGCCGCGAGCCCGAGGCCCTGATGGCCCCGGTCGACGGCGTGGTCGCCCAGGCTGCCGCCGTGGCCGGCCAGATGGCCAATCCCGGCCAGATGATCTTCCAGATCGTCGATCCCGGCCGGCTCTGGGTCGAGGCCCTGAGCTTCGACGCGCTCGCCGCCGCGCAGGAGGCGAGTGCGCGCCTCGCCGATGGGCGCATCCTGAGCCTCGCCTACCAGGGCTCGGGCCTCGCCGACCGCAACCAGGCCATCCCGGTGCAATTCGCGGTCCGGGGCGACACGGGCGGGCTGCGGATCGGTCAGTTCGTCACCGTTCTGGCGGGGATCGATGCGGAGCGCCAGGGCCTCGCCCTGCCGCGCGCGGCAATCGTGCGCACCGCCAACGGGCAGGATGTCGTCTACGAGCACACCGCCGCCGAGCGCTTCGAGGCCCGTCCCGTCCGGGTCGAGCCCCTCGACGGCGCGCATGTGCTGGTCGCGGCGGGCATCGGCGCGGGCCGGCGCGTCGTCACCGAAGGCGCCGAACTCCTCGATCAGGTGCGCTGA
- the copM gene encoding CopM family metallochaperone, translating into MTRTLLAALLATGLAGAALAHDSHGHQAMPKGGMQTDKQAMMADMMPAPGDAPSTRAFKETHMSMMHAMQLGYTGDPDIDFRTHMIPHHQGAIDMAKVALTHAKDPQTKAMAQKIIDDQEKEIADMRAWLKQRGR; encoded by the coding sequence ATGACCCGCACCCTTCTCGCCGCCCTGCTGGCCACGGGGCTCGCCGGCGCCGCCCTCGCGCACGACTCGCACGGTCACCAGGCCATGCCGAAGGGCGGCATGCAGACCGACAAGCAGGCGATGATGGCCGACATGATGCCGGCCCCGGGGGACGCGCCCTCGACCAGGGCGTTCAAGGAGACCCACATGAGCATGATGCACGCCATGCAACTCGGATACACCGGCGACCCCGACATCGACTTTCGCACGCACATGATCCCGCATCACCAGGGCGCCATCGACATGGCCAAGGTGGCGCTGACGCACGCCAAGGACCCGCAGACCAAGGCGATGGCGCAGAAGATCATCGATGATCAGGAGAAGGAGATCGCCGACATGCGCGCATGGTTGAAGCAGCGCGGCCGGTGA
- a CDS encoding efflux RND transporter permease subunit, giving the protein MFTFLVSQSVRNRLLVIAAAIVLVLYGAFTVTRLPVDVFPDLNKPTVTIMAEAEGYAPPEVEQLVTYPIETRMNGLPGVSRVRSVSGVGLSIVYVEFDWGTDIFRNRQQVAERLALVQDQLPRGVIPQMGPVSSIMGQILLVAVTSDTAGPMEMREVADFTIRPRLLTIPGVAQVIPIGGEVRQFRVSPNPAAMRALGLTNAQLEAALQQFGTNAGGGFTDQYAREYLIRNIARTTSLDDLRNLVVATVNDVPVSLRQVAEVAFAAKVKRGDAGYQGKPAVIVSVEKQPGIDTVVLTRNIEQALKDLAPSLPAGIKADQILFRQADFIETSIRNLERVLVEAVMVVALVLFGFLLNLRTTAISLLAIPVSVLTTAVVFHLFGLSINTMTLGGLAIAIGELVDDAVVDVENIFRRLGENRAAGSPRSVFEVVVAASNEVRSGIVYATMIIILVFVPLFALSGIEGRLFAPLGQAYIISILASLVTSITLTPVLASLLLPGLKNLEEHDSRFLKALKRGNAALLHVAFRHQRLLVGGVAAAVIAAGAAAWNLPRAFLPPFNEGSFTVNMTFAPGISLAESSRVGLIAERLLLEIPGVKAVGRRTGRAELDEHAEGVHSSEIEVALEEGGRRPKEALVAEIRQRLAVLPVAVNVGQPISHRLDHMLSGVRAELALKVYGEDLDALRRVANSLRDRLQAVPGLADLQVERQVRIPQLEVRVDYTRAALYGVQPAAVVEQISRLSNGRVVSTVVDGLRRFDVLIRLSETRRTTAGLGDLLLETPSGWVPARQVAEIRETDGPNQILRENARRRIVVQANTDGTSDMTTIVAAIRRAVAQEPMPPGFFTSLEGTFQAQEEASRTIAALSSLSLALVFAILYSRYRSAALALIIMGNVPLALIGSVAALWLAGQPLSVASMIGFITLTGIAARNGILKISHILNLALHENLPFGRDLVVRGSLERLTPVLMTALSAGVALVPLLYDAASPGKEILHPVAVTIFGGLISATLLDAVLTPVLFLRFGRAPLERLRSHPVQTLMPAGTVAPPREAF; this is encoded by the coding sequence ATATTCACGTTCCTCGTCAGCCAGTCGGTCCGCAACCGCCTGCTCGTGATCGCCGCCGCTATCGTGCTGGTGCTCTATGGCGCCTTCACGGTCACGCGGCTGCCCGTCGACGTCTTCCCGGATCTCAACAAGCCGACCGTCACCATCATGGCGGAGGCGGAGGGCTATGCGCCGCCGGAGGTCGAGCAGCTCGTCACCTACCCGATCGAGACCCGCATGAACGGCCTGCCGGGCGTCAGCCGCGTGCGCTCGGTCTCCGGGGTGGGGCTGTCCATCGTCTATGTCGAGTTCGACTGGGGCACCGACATCTTCCGCAACCGCCAGCAGGTGGCCGAGCGCCTCGCCCTGGTACAGGACCAGCTGCCGCGCGGGGTGATTCCGCAGATGGGGCCGGTCTCCTCCATCATGGGGCAGATCCTGCTCGTCGCGGTCACCAGCGACACGGCAGGCCCGATGGAGATGCGCGAGGTCGCGGACTTCACCATCCGCCCGCGCCTCCTGACCATCCCGGGCGTCGCGCAGGTCATCCCCATCGGCGGCGAGGTGCGCCAGTTCCGCGTGAGCCCGAACCCGGCCGCCATGCGGGCGCTTGGGCTGACCAACGCCCAGCTGGAAGCCGCCCTGCAGCAATTCGGAACCAATGCCGGCGGCGGCTTCACCGACCAATATGCGCGCGAGTACCTGATCCGGAACATCGCCCGTACGACGAGCCTCGACGACCTGCGCAACCTCGTGGTCGCCACTGTCAACGACGTGCCCGTCTCCCTGCGGCAGGTGGCCGAGGTGGCCTTCGCCGCCAAGGTGAAGCGCGGGGATGCCGGCTATCAGGGGAAGCCCGCGGTCATCGTCTCGGTGGAGAAGCAGCCGGGGATCGATACGGTCGTGCTGACGAGGAACATCGAGCAGGCGCTGAAAGATCTCGCGCCCTCGCTGCCGGCCGGGATCAAGGCCGACCAGATCCTGTTCCGGCAGGCCGACTTCATCGAGACCTCGATCCGCAACCTCGAGCGGGTGCTGGTCGAGGCCGTCATGGTGGTGGCCCTGGTGCTGTTCGGGTTCCTGCTCAACCTGCGCACCACCGCCATCTCGCTCCTGGCCATCCCGGTCTCGGTGCTGACCACCGCGGTGGTGTTCCACCTGTTCGGGCTCTCCATCAACACGATGACGCTCGGCGGCCTCGCCATCGCCATCGGCGAGCTCGTCGACGACGCCGTGGTCGATGTCGAGAACATCTTCCGGCGCCTCGGCGAGAACCGGGCGGCGGGCAGCCCCCGGAGCGTCTTCGAGGTGGTGGTGGCGGCCTCCAACGAGGTGCGCTCAGGGATCGTCTACGCCACGATGATCATCATCCTGGTCTTCGTGCCGCTGTTTGCCCTCTCGGGCATCGAGGGCCGCCTCTTCGCCCCGCTGGGGCAGGCCTACATCATCTCGATCCTGGCGAGCCTCGTCACCTCCATCACCCTGACCCCGGTGCTGGCCTCGCTCCTGCTGCCGGGCCTGAAGAACCTGGAGGAGCACGACAGCCGTTTCCTCAAGGCCCTCAAGCGCGGCAACGCCGCCCTGCTGCATGTCGCCTTCCGCCACCAGCGCCTGCTGGTCGGGGGCGTTGCCGCCGCGGTGATCGCCGCCGGCGCCGCCGCCTGGAACCTGCCGCGGGCCTTCCTGCCGCCCTTCAACGAGGGCTCCTTCACGGTCAACATGACCTTCGCCCCGGGCATCTCGCTTGCCGAGAGCAGCCGGGTCGGCCTCATCGCCGAGAGGCTGCTCCTGGAGATCCCGGGCGTGAAGGCGGTCGGTCGCCGGACCGGGCGCGCCGAGCTCGACGAGCATGCCGAGGGCGTCCATTCCTCCGAGATCGAGGTCGCCCTGGAGGAGGGCGGGCGCCGGCCCAAGGAGGCGCTGGTCGCGGAGATTCGCCAGCGCCTCGCCGTGCTGCCGGTGGCGGTCAATGTCGGCCAGCCGATCTCGCACCGGCTCGACCACATGCTGTCGGGCGTGCGCGCCGAACTCGCCCTCAAGGTCTATGGCGAGGATCTCGATGCCCTGCGGCGCGTGGCCAACAGCCTGCGCGACCGGCTGCAGGCTGTTCCCGGCCTCGCCGACCTGCAGGTCGAGCGGCAGGTGCGCATCCCGCAGCTGGAGGTCCGGGTCGACTACACCCGGGCGGCGCTCTACGGGGTGCAGCCGGCGGCCGTTGTCGAGCAGATCAGCCGGTTGTCGAACGGCCGGGTGGTCTCGACCGTGGTCGATGGCCTGCGCCGCTTCGACGTGCTCATCCGCCTGTCCGAGACCCGCCGAACCACCGCGGGCCTCGGCGACCTGCTGCTGGAGACGCCCTCCGGCTGGGTTCCGGCGCGACAAGTGGCCGAGATCCGCGAGACCGACGGTCCCAACCAGATCCTGCGCGAGAACGCTCGCCGCCGCATCGTGGTGCAGGCCAACACGGACGGCACCAGCGACATGACCACCATCGTGGCGGCGATCCGCCGGGCGGTGGCGCAGGAGCCGATGCCGCCGGGCTTCTTCACCAGCCTGGAGGGGACGTTCCAGGCCCAGGAGGAGGCGAGCCGGACCATCGCGGCGCTCTCTAGCCTGTCGCTCGCCCTGGTCTTCGCCATTCTCTACAGCCGCTACCGCTCGGCCGCCCTGGCACTGATCATCATGGGCAACGTGCCGCTCGCGCTGATCGGCAGCGTCGCGGCGCTCTGGCTCGCCGGCCAGCCGCTCAGCGTCGCCTCGATGATCGGGTTCATCACGCTGACCGGCATCGCGGCGCGCAACGGCATCCTGAAGATCAGCCACATCCTGAACCTGGCGCTGCACGAGAACCTGCCCTTCGGGCGGGATCTCGTCGTGCGGGGCAGCCTGGAACGATTGACGCCGGTTCTGATGACGGCCCTCTCGGCCGGCGTTGCGCTGGTGCCGCTGCTCTACGATGCCGCGAGCCCGGGCAAGGAGATCCTGCATCCGGTCGCCGTGACCATCTTCGGCGGCCTGATCAGCGCGACGCTGCTCGACGCGGTTCTGACGCCGGTCCTGTTCCTGCGGTTCGGCCGCGCCCCGCTCGAGCGCCTGCGCTCCCACCCGGTCCAGACCCTCATGCCGGCCGGCACCGTCGCGCCGCCCCGGGAGGCGTTCTGA